A genomic window from Gossypium hirsutum isolate 1008001.06 chromosome D12, Gossypium_hirsutum_v2.1, whole genome shotgun sequence includes:
- the LOC107934250 gene encoding uncharacterized protein isoform X1: MAEPMEISFSSGSLNLQSIRSRMNDLSEIHNSNKNDVGTEALSSDSEKLLKDCSFHFQSKVKQIIEEYSDVGFLGIEDLDKYLAYLKEELNQVEAESAKISNEIEDLSRNHIEESNMLEDNLEGLECALDSIASQEREEEDPCFDSSMNGENQLNLLDANEGQKFEILELESQIEKNNLILKSLQDLDSTFRRLDALEQIEDALTGLKVIGFDGNCIRLSLQTYIPKVEGVLCQNMSEDIFVPKVVVVDPEAYTYDDEVLKKAEAMGKPGLVEIYAKEDSFIFKVESTGAIKASQLVLNAIEILKQKLDAVRLSEDTVEADDQFGELGAHMQGG; the protein is encoded by the exons atggcgGAACCGATGGAGATTTCTTTTTCATCCGGATCTCTCAATCTTCAATCAATTCGCag CCGAATGAATGACCTCTCAGAGATTCATAATAGCAATAAAAATGATGTTGGGACTGAAGCTCTCTCCTCGGATTCGGAGAAGCTGCTCAAAGACTGCAGTTTTCATTTCCAG AGTAAAGTGAAGCAAATTATTGAAGAGTATTCTGACGTGGGTTTCTTAGGCATTGAAGATTTAG ATAAATACCTAGCATACTTGAAAGAGGAGCTTAATCAAGTGGAGGCTGAAAGTGCTaagatttctaatgaaattgaggATCTTTCAAGAAATCATATTGAAG AATCAAATATGCTGGAAGACAATCTTGAAGGCTTGGAATGTGCATTGGATTCTATTGCATCTCAA GAGAGAGAAGAAGAGGATCCATGCTTCGACTCTTCTATGAATGGTGAAAATCAGTTAAATCTGCTAGATGCAAATGAAGGGCAAAAGTTTGAG ATTTTGGAGCTCGAGAGTCAGATTGAGAAGAACAACTTAATTTTGAAGTCTTTGCAGGATCTTGATTCTACATTCAGAAG attaGATGCCTTAGAACAGATTGAAGATGCATTGACAGGCTTGAAAGTCATTGGCTTTGATGGAAACTGCATTAGGCTGTCGTTACAGACATATATTCCAAAAGTAGAGGGTGTTTTGTGCCAAAACATGAGTGAGGATATTTTTGTGCCAAAA gTTGTGGTGGTTGATCCAGAGGCGTATACCTATGACGATGAGGTGCTAAAGAAAGCTGAAGCTATGGGCAAGCCAGGTCTTGTGGAGATATATGCCAAAGAAGACAGTTTCATCTTTAAAGTTGAATCCACTGGTGCGATCAAAGCTTCTCAGTTGGTTCTTAATGCTATAGAAATCTTGAAACAGAAGCTGGATGCAGTTCGCCTGTCTGAGGATACTGTGGAAGCTGATGATCAGTTTGGTGAACTAGGTGCCCATATGCAAGGAGGATGA
- the LOC107934250 gene encoding uncharacterized protein isoform X2, translating into MAEPMEISFSSGSLNLQSIRSRMNDLSEIHNSNKNDVGTEALSSDSEKLLKDCSFHFQSKVKQIIEEYSDVGFLGIEDLDKYLAYLKEELNQVEAESAKISNEIEDLSRNHIEESNMLEDNLEGLECALDSIASQEREEEDPCFDSSMNGENQLNLLDANEGQKFEILELESQIEKNNLILKSLQDLDSTFRRLDALEQIEDALTGLKVIGFDGNCIRLSLQTYIPKVEGVLCQNMSCGG; encoded by the exons atggcgGAACCGATGGAGATTTCTTTTTCATCCGGATCTCTCAATCTTCAATCAATTCGCag CCGAATGAATGACCTCTCAGAGATTCATAATAGCAATAAAAATGATGTTGGGACTGAAGCTCTCTCCTCGGATTCGGAGAAGCTGCTCAAAGACTGCAGTTTTCATTTCCAG AGTAAAGTGAAGCAAATTATTGAAGAGTATTCTGACGTGGGTTTCTTAGGCATTGAAGATTTAG ATAAATACCTAGCATACTTGAAAGAGGAGCTTAATCAAGTGGAGGCTGAAAGTGCTaagatttctaatgaaattgaggATCTTTCAAGAAATCATATTGAAG AATCAAATATGCTGGAAGACAATCTTGAAGGCTTGGAATGTGCATTGGATTCTATTGCATCTCAA GAGAGAGAAGAAGAGGATCCATGCTTCGACTCTTCTATGAATGGTGAAAATCAGTTAAATCTGCTAGATGCAAATGAAGGGCAAAAGTTTGAG ATTTTGGAGCTCGAGAGTCAGATTGAGAAGAACAACTTAATTTTGAAGTCTTTGCAGGATCTTGATTCTACATTCAGAAG attaGATGCCTTAGAACAGATTGAAGATGCATTGACAGGCTTGAAAGTCATTGGCTTTGATGGAAACTGCATTAGGCTGTCGTTACAGACATATATTCCAAAAGTAGAGGGTGTTTTGTGCCAAAACATGA gTTGTGGTGGTTGA